A stretch of the Kroppenstedtia eburnea genome encodes the following:
- a CDS encoding metal-dependent hydrolase — translation MQITFHGQSCFEIQEAGTGLIIDPFLSGNPLAKVRPEEIDVDYILLTHGHEDHVGDTVEIAKRTGATVIANNELAHWIGFQGVENVHAMHIGGSHLFDFGRVKLTQAFHGSAHIDPEKKEIVYLGMPAGLLLTLGGKTIYHAGDTCLFSDMKLIGELNDIDLALLPIGDNFTMGPEDALIAAEWIGAGKTVPMHYNTFPLIEQDADLFVRRLSERQLAGQAVRPGESFKL, via the coding sequence ATGCAAATCACCTTTCACGGTCAAAGTTGTTTTGAAATCCAAGAGGCGGGGACCGGATTGATTATCGATCCGTTTCTGAGTGGAAACCCGCTGGCCAAAGTCCGGCCGGAAGAGATCGATGTGGATTACATCCTGTTGACCCACGGCCATGAGGACCACGTGGGTGATACCGTGGAGATCGCCAAGCGGACCGGTGCCACAGTGATCGCCAATAACGAACTGGCTCACTGGATCGGGTTTCAGGGAGTGGAAAATGTTCATGCCATGCATATCGGAGGCAGTCACCTCTTTGATTTCGGACGGGTGAAACTGACCCAGGCCTTCCACGGTTCGGCCCACATCGATCCGGAGAAAAAAGAGATCGTCTACTTGGGTATGCCCGCCGGTTTATTGTTGACTCTGGGCGGAAAAACGATCTATCATGCCGGGGATACCTGCCTTTTTTCCGATATGAAACTGATCGGTGAGTTGAATGACATCGATCTGGCATTGCTCCCGATCGGGGACAACTTCACGATGGGTCCGGAGGATGCCTTGATCGCGGCGGAATGGATCGGCGCCGGAAAAACGGTGCCGATGCACTATAACACCTTCCCCCTGATCGAGCAGGACGCCGATCTTTTTGTCCGCCGGTTATCGGAAAGACAGCTCGCCGGTCAAGCGGTCCGACCGGGAGAATCCTTCAAACTTTAA
- a CDS encoding YlbF family regulator: protein MTTANPYDKAYELARALQNSDEMKGLQTSWHKASQHPDHRRILEQYRQIAGEVQALQMQGRKPRQEMMNELNRLMDEIRSDPQLFQYMEAEVRVGQLMTDIMRILGEPLQEIHKQRAVD from the coding sequence ATGACCACAGCAAACCCTTATGACAAGGCGTACGAACTTGCCCGGGCATTGCAAAACTCGGATGAGATGAAGGGGTTGCAAACATCTTGGCACAAGGCGAGCCAACATCCCGACCATCGCCGGATCCTGGAGCAATACAGGCAGATCGCGGGAGAGGTGCAAGCCCTCCAGATGCAGGGTCGGAAGCCCCGCCAGGAAATGATGAATGAGCTGAATCGGCTGATGGATGAGATCCGATCCGATCCCCAACTTTTTCAATACATGGAAGCCGAAGTCCGCGTGGGACAATTGATGACAGACATCATGCGAATACTGGGGGAACCGTTGCAAGAAATCCATAAGCAGCGGGCTGTGGATTAA